A section of the Telopea speciosissima isolate NSW1024214 ecotype Mountain lineage chromosome 3, Tspe_v1, whole genome shotgun sequence genome encodes:
- the LOC122656550 gene encoding ubiquitin carboxyl-terminal hydrolase 2-like isoform X1, with amino-acid sequence MVKKAKKKIRSTQKERRVSSASPKTIPSNLNPTDEIGGTGVVVVVNERKACTHLSKGVDLGIISSKIGSVESVRCEDCREDGVDRRSAKGRSKSGKKKGTGHLDAKSDLRSIWVCLECAHLACGGIGLPTIPQSHAARHARQYRHPCVIQFDNPQLRWCFPCNSLIPVEKSEDNGEQKDILLDVVKLIKGQSSVGASVDVEDVWFGGGNARNKSVFDNIGSGILDSGYRVKGLVNLGNTCFFNSVMQNLFAIDMLRDYFMKLEWSFGPLTTALKKLCSEICLDVDSRSAINPKSFFGCICSKAPQFRGYQQQDGHELLRCLLDGLCTEELEARRLRDSYGKEGTTSNHGPPFVDAIFGGQLSSTVCCLECGHSSIVYEPFLDLSVSVPTKKSPPKKALTVSRSRKPKLPPKKGGRNHLKQGTNSSPKHEPGPGPSESNKSSSLNPSIVPVAEQSVASVDDSSWLDFVETGNGSEFLVSVPQNQDISDAQDSGDKQVFEDVAEQRPGPSDDVSRFDYVQPGELAAECHSVPQNYDTSAIQDSEYVPVIQNGMLQDGSALLSQGGYPNAEPKLNLYCSQSKSCEDELPSQVQSSEVVLLPFKEENSTTEEILRKEGEASTSLAGCEPARLDFDGFGDLFNEPEMVPDPNTESWSGDVSFQSQATEMTETSFVAGNSSDSCPDEVDNTDAPVSVDSCLAYFTKPEHLSDKRAWHCENCSKILQGLRRMEGKGGLQKTTPRTRMNGVEVRSGNAPLGFSKDSMDLAECSHLDNGKLENDTVSSTTAESLPMTNMRLDDSNQNCIKLENCQKGEETVSEFVNPISNCLDCLKISQGDKILGLLNHSTEGQTPTLDNQTSDSCILDEYNCLQCETAQAQPKVSQPLARVCDSDEEVDSKSVKVMRDATKRILINRVPPILTIHLKRFCQDSRGRLSKLSGHVSFKETIDLRPYMDSRCGEERDKCEYHLVGVVVHSGTMRGGHYIAYVRGNKSQGRNEKFSGESTWYYISDSHVREISLAEVLQCEAYILFYEKT; translated from the exons ATGGTGAAAAAGGCTAAAAAGAAGATACGAAGCACTCAGAAGGAGAGGCGAGTTTCCTCTGCTTCTCCTAAAACTATTCCCTCGAACTTGAATCCAACGGATGAGATTGGAGGTACtggagtagtagtagtagtcaATGAGAGAAAAGCATGTACCCATCTCAGTAAGGGTGTTGATTTGGGTATAATCTCTTCAAAAATTGGTTCAGTCGAATCGGTTAGGTGCGAAGACTGTAGGGAAGATGGGGTTGATCGGAGGTCAGCTAAGGGAAGGAGTAAATctgggaagaagaaaggaacagGTCATTTGGATGCAAAGTCGGATTTAAGATCCATTTGGGTCTGCTTGGAATGTGCGCATTTAGCTTGTGGAGGGATTGGATTGCCGACAATTCCCCAAAGCCATGCTGCTAGGCATGCCAGACAATATCGTCATCCTTGTGTGATTCAATTTGACAACCCTCAACTCCGCTGGTGCTTCCCATGCAATTCACTAATTCCAGTAGAAAAATCGGAAGATAATGGTGAACAGAAAGATATCTTATTGGATGTAGTTAAATTAATCAAAGGGCAATCATCAGTGGGAGCTTCAGTTGAtgttgaagatgtttggtttgGTGGTGGCAATGCTAGGAACAAATCGGTGTTTGACAACATTGGATCAGGAATTTTAGACAGTGGTTATAGAGTAAAGGGCTTGGTTAACCTTGGGAATACTTGCTTCTTCAATTCAGTAATGCAGAACCTTTTTGCCATTGATATGTTGCGGGACTATTTCATGAAGTTGGAATGGTCTTTTGGGCCTCTGACGACAGCTTTAAAGAAGCTTTGCAGTGAAATATGTCTGGATGTGGATTCAAGGAGTGcgataaacccaaaatccttCTTTGGGTGCATATGTTCCAAAGCTCCCCAATTTAGGGGATACCAGCAACAGGACGGCCATGAATTGCTCAGGTGCTTGCTTGATGGCTTGTGTACTGAGGAGTTAGAGGCTAGAAGATTACGGGATTCTTATGGGAAAGAGGGAACCACTTCAAATCATGGTCCCCCTTTTGTAGATGCAATATTTGGGGGACAACTCTCAAGTACTGTTTGCTGTCTGGAGTGTGGACACTCCTCCATTGTTTATGAGCCCTTTTTGGATCTCTCAGTGTCAGTGCCAACTAAAAAATCTCCACCTAAGAAGGCTCTGACAGTCTCACGATCCAGGAAACCAAAGTTGCCTCCtaagaaaggagggagaaatCATTTAAAGCAGGGTACTAACTCCTCCCCGAAACACGAGCCTGGTCCTGGTCCATCAGAAAGCAATAAGTCCTCTTCTCTTAATCCATCTATTGTGCCTGTTGCCGAACAATCGGTGGCTTCAGTTGATGATTCTTCTTGGTTGGATTTCGTTGAAACAGGTAATGGATCGGAGTTTCTTGTTTCAGTTCCACAGAATCAGGACATCTCAGATGCTCAAGATTCTGGTGACAAGCAGGTCTTTGAGGATGTTGCAGAGCAGAGACCTGGGCCATCAGATGATGTTTCAAGGTTTGATTACGTACAACCAGGTGAACTGGCTGCTGAGTGCCATTCAGTTCCGCAAAATTATGATACCTCAGCCATTCAAGATTCTGAATACGTGCCAGTTATCCAGAATGGCATGTTACAGGATGGCTCCGCCTTGCTGAGCCAGGGTGGTTATCCTAATGCGGAACCAAAGTTGAACTTATATTGTTCTCAAAGTAAATCTTGTGAGGATGAGCTCCCTTCACAGGTTCAAAGTTCAGAAGTTGTGTTGCTTCCCTTTAAAGAGGAAAACTCAACCACTGAAGAAATTTTGAGAAAAGAAGGTGAGGCTTCCACGTCTCTTGCAGGATGTGAACCAGCTAGGTTAGACTTTGATGGCTTTGGGGACTTATTTAATGAGCCTGAGATGGTTCCTGATCCCAATACAGAATCCTGGTCAGGTGACGTGAGCTTCCAGTCCCAAGCAACTGAAATGACAGAAACAAGTTTTGTAGCGGGAAACAGCAGTGACTCCTGTCCAGATGAAGTTGATAATACGGATGCACCAGTCTCTGTTGATAGTTGTTTGGCTTATTTTACGAAGCCTGAGCATCTCTCTGACAAGCGTGCATGGCATTGTGAAAATTGTTCTAAGATTTTGCAAGGCCTAAGGAGGATGGAAGGTAAGGGCGGTCTGCAGAAAACCACACCAAGGACTAGAATGAATGGAGTTGAGGTAAGAAGCGGCAATGCCCCATTGGGTTTCAGCAAGGATTCCATGGATCTCGCTGAATGCAGTCATTTGGACAATGGGAAGCTTGAAAATGATACTGTTTCCTCAACTACTGCTGAAAGCTTGCCTATGACTAATATGAGACTTGATGATTCAAACCAAAATTGTATAAAGCTTGAAAACTGTCAAAAGGGTGAGGAGACAGTTTCAGAGTTTGTAAACCCCATTTCCAATTGTCTAGATTGCTTGAAAATTTCTCAAGGGGACAAAATACTTGGTTTGTTGAATCATTCTACTGAGGGGCAAACACCAACTTTGGATAATCAAACCAGTGATTCGTGTATTCTGGATGAGTATAACTGTCTACAATGCGAAACTGCTCAAGCACAGCCTAAGGTTTCCCAGCCTTTGGCTAGAGTATGTGACTCAGATGAGGAAGTGGACTCAAAAAGTGTGAAAGTAATGAGAGATGCAACTAAAAGGATTCTCATCAATAGGGTCCCACCCATCCTGACCATTCATCTTAAGAGATTCTGTCAAGATTCCCGTGGCCGCTTAAGCAAATTGAGTGGTCATGTTAGTTTCAAAGAAACAATTGATCTTCGGCCATATATGGACTCCAG gtgtggagaagagagagataagtgTGAATACCACCTAGTTGGGGTGGTGGTGCATTCTGGCACCATGCGAGGTGGCCATTATATTGCATATGTGAGAGGCAATAAAAGTCAAGGAAGAAATGAAAAGTTCAGTGGCGAATCCACATGGTACTATATCAGCGATTCCCATGTCCGTGAGATTTCTCTTGCAGAGGTCCTGCAATGTGAGGCATACAtattattttatgaaaaaacTTGA
- the LOC122656550 gene encoding ubiquitin carboxyl-terminal hydrolase 2-like isoform X2, with the protein MVKKAKKKIRSTQKERRVSSASPKTIPSNLNPTDEIGGTGVVVVVNERKACTHLSKGVDLGIISSKIGSVESVRCEDCREDGVDRRSAKGRSKSGKKKGTGHLDAKSDLRSIWVCLECAHLACGGIGLPTIPQSHAARHARQYRHPCVIQFDNPQLRWCFPCNSLIPVEKSEDNGEQKDILLDVVKLIKGQSSVGASVDVEDVWFGGGNARNKSVFDNIGSGILDSGYRVKGLVNLGNTCFFNSVMQNLFAIDMLRDYFMKLEWSFGPLTTALKKLCSEICLDVDSRSAINPKSFFGCICSKAPQFRGYQQQDGHELLRCLLDGLCTEELEARRLRDSYGKEGTTSNHGPPFVDAIFGGQLSSTVCCLECGHSSIVYEPFLDLSVSVPTKKSPPKKALTVSRSRKPKLPPKKGGRNHLKQGTNSSPKHEPGPGPSESNKSSSLNPSIVPVAEQSVASVDDSSWLDFVETGNGSEFLVSVPQNQDISDAQDSGDKQVFEDVAEQRPGPSDDVSRFDYVQPGELAAECHSVPQNYDTSAIQDSEYVPVIQNGMLQDGSALLSQGGYPNAEPKLNLYCSQSKSCEDELPSQVQSSEVVLLPFKEENSTTEEILRKEGEASTSLAGCEPARLDFDGFGDLFNEPEMVPDPNTESWSGDVSFQSQATEMTETSFVAGNSSDSCPDEVDNTDAPVSVDSCLAYFTKPEHLSDKRAWHCENCSKILQGLRRMEGKGGLQKTTPRTRMNGVEVRSGNAPLGFSKDSMDLAECSHLDNGKLENDTVSSTTAESLPMTNMRLDDSNQNCIKLENCQKGEETVSEFVNPISNCLDCLKISQGDKILGLLNHSTEGQTPTLDNQTSDSCILDEYNCLQCETAQAQPKVSQPLARVCDSDEEVDSKSVKVMRDATKRILINRVPPILTIHLKRFCQDSRGRLSKLSGHVSFKETIDLRPYMDSSTIGDPDSWARECALSISVHW; encoded by the exons ATGGTGAAAAAGGCTAAAAAGAAGATACGAAGCACTCAGAAGGAGAGGCGAGTTTCCTCTGCTTCTCCTAAAACTATTCCCTCGAACTTGAATCCAACGGATGAGATTGGAGGTACtggagtagtagtagtagtcaATGAGAGAAAAGCATGTACCCATCTCAGTAAGGGTGTTGATTTGGGTATAATCTCTTCAAAAATTGGTTCAGTCGAATCGGTTAGGTGCGAAGACTGTAGGGAAGATGGGGTTGATCGGAGGTCAGCTAAGGGAAGGAGTAAATctgggaagaagaaaggaacagGTCATTTGGATGCAAAGTCGGATTTAAGATCCATTTGGGTCTGCTTGGAATGTGCGCATTTAGCTTGTGGAGGGATTGGATTGCCGACAATTCCCCAAAGCCATGCTGCTAGGCATGCCAGACAATATCGTCATCCTTGTGTGATTCAATTTGACAACCCTCAACTCCGCTGGTGCTTCCCATGCAATTCACTAATTCCAGTAGAAAAATCGGAAGATAATGGTGAACAGAAAGATATCTTATTGGATGTAGTTAAATTAATCAAAGGGCAATCATCAGTGGGAGCTTCAGTTGAtgttgaagatgtttggtttgGTGGTGGCAATGCTAGGAACAAATCGGTGTTTGACAACATTGGATCAGGAATTTTAGACAGTGGTTATAGAGTAAAGGGCTTGGTTAACCTTGGGAATACTTGCTTCTTCAATTCAGTAATGCAGAACCTTTTTGCCATTGATATGTTGCGGGACTATTTCATGAAGTTGGAATGGTCTTTTGGGCCTCTGACGACAGCTTTAAAGAAGCTTTGCAGTGAAATATGTCTGGATGTGGATTCAAGGAGTGcgataaacccaaaatccttCTTTGGGTGCATATGTTCCAAAGCTCCCCAATTTAGGGGATACCAGCAACAGGACGGCCATGAATTGCTCAGGTGCTTGCTTGATGGCTTGTGTACTGAGGAGTTAGAGGCTAGAAGATTACGGGATTCTTATGGGAAAGAGGGAACCACTTCAAATCATGGTCCCCCTTTTGTAGATGCAATATTTGGGGGACAACTCTCAAGTACTGTTTGCTGTCTGGAGTGTGGACACTCCTCCATTGTTTATGAGCCCTTTTTGGATCTCTCAGTGTCAGTGCCAACTAAAAAATCTCCACCTAAGAAGGCTCTGACAGTCTCACGATCCAGGAAACCAAAGTTGCCTCCtaagaaaggagggagaaatCATTTAAAGCAGGGTACTAACTCCTCCCCGAAACACGAGCCTGGTCCTGGTCCATCAGAAAGCAATAAGTCCTCTTCTCTTAATCCATCTATTGTGCCTGTTGCCGAACAATCGGTGGCTTCAGTTGATGATTCTTCTTGGTTGGATTTCGTTGAAACAGGTAATGGATCGGAGTTTCTTGTTTCAGTTCCACAGAATCAGGACATCTCAGATGCTCAAGATTCTGGTGACAAGCAGGTCTTTGAGGATGTTGCAGAGCAGAGACCTGGGCCATCAGATGATGTTTCAAGGTTTGATTACGTACAACCAGGTGAACTGGCTGCTGAGTGCCATTCAGTTCCGCAAAATTATGATACCTCAGCCATTCAAGATTCTGAATACGTGCCAGTTATCCAGAATGGCATGTTACAGGATGGCTCCGCCTTGCTGAGCCAGGGTGGTTATCCTAATGCGGAACCAAAGTTGAACTTATATTGTTCTCAAAGTAAATCTTGTGAGGATGAGCTCCCTTCACAGGTTCAAAGTTCAGAAGTTGTGTTGCTTCCCTTTAAAGAGGAAAACTCAACCACTGAAGAAATTTTGAGAAAAGAAGGTGAGGCTTCCACGTCTCTTGCAGGATGTGAACCAGCTAGGTTAGACTTTGATGGCTTTGGGGACTTATTTAATGAGCCTGAGATGGTTCCTGATCCCAATACAGAATCCTGGTCAGGTGACGTGAGCTTCCAGTCCCAAGCAACTGAAATGACAGAAACAAGTTTTGTAGCGGGAAACAGCAGTGACTCCTGTCCAGATGAAGTTGATAATACGGATGCACCAGTCTCTGTTGATAGTTGTTTGGCTTATTTTACGAAGCCTGAGCATCTCTCTGACAAGCGTGCATGGCATTGTGAAAATTGTTCTAAGATTTTGCAAGGCCTAAGGAGGATGGAAGGTAAGGGCGGTCTGCAGAAAACCACACCAAGGACTAGAATGAATGGAGTTGAGGTAAGAAGCGGCAATGCCCCATTGGGTTTCAGCAAGGATTCCATGGATCTCGCTGAATGCAGTCATTTGGACAATGGGAAGCTTGAAAATGATACTGTTTCCTCAACTACTGCTGAAAGCTTGCCTATGACTAATATGAGACTTGATGATTCAAACCAAAATTGTATAAAGCTTGAAAACTGTCAAAAGGGTGAGGAGACAGTTTCAGAGTTTGTAAACCCCATTTCCAATTGTCTAGATTGCTTGAAAATTTCTCAAGGGGACAAAATACTTGGTTTGTTGAATCATTCTACTGAGGGGCAAACACCAACTTTGGATAATCAAACCAGTGATTCGTGTATTCTGGATGAGTATAACTGTCTACAATGCGAAACTGCTCAAGCACAGCCTAAGGTTTCCCAGCCTTTGGCTAGAGTATGTGACTCAGATGAGGAAGTGGACTCAAAAAGTGTGAAAGTAATGAGAGATGCAACTAAAAGGATTCTCATCAATAGGGTCCCACCCATCCTGACCATTCATCTTAAGAGATTCTGTCAAGATTCCCGTGGCCGCTTAAGCAAATTGAGTGGTCATGTTAGTTTCAAAGAAACAATTGATCTTCGGCCATATATGGACTCCAG CACTATTGGTGATCCCGACTCGTGGGCAAGAGAATGTGCTCTATCAATATCTGTACATTGGTAG